The Streptomyces halobius genomic interval TTCCTACACGGCGGCTTCGAAGTGCCGCTGCCCGGCGGCCGGGAGCGCGCGCCGGTCCTGATACGGGCCGCGAACGTCCTGCGGCAGTACGACGAGGACGAGGTCGCCGCCGTATGGCAGCGGCTGTGCGCGCGGCTGCCCCCCGGCGGGCTGCTTGTCGAGGGCACCTGTGACGAGATAGGGCGGCGCCATGTCTGGGTGGCGCTGGGCCCCGAGGGGCCGCGTACGGTCACCTTCGCCACCCGGCTCGGCTCCCTCCGCACCCCTTCCGACCTGGCAGAACGCCTCCCGAAGGCGCTGATCCACCGCAATGTGCCGGGCGAGCCGGTGCACGCCTTCCTGCGCGATTTCGACCACGCCTGGGCGGCGGCGGCCCCGCTGGGCGCCCTGGGCGCGCGCCAGCGCTGGCTCGCCGCCGTAGGGAGTCTGGCGGCCGACTGGCCCCTGACGGGGGACCCGCGCCGCCGGCGACAGGGAGAGGTCACGGTGCGGTGGGAGGCGCTGGCGCCGCGGGGGTGAGGCCCGGGGGCAGACCATGCGGGCGCCCCTGGGGCGGGGCCGGCAGGCCACCGGGGCCCGGGGCGGGAACCAGGGCAGGCCCCGGGCCCTCGGGGCAACAGGCTTCCCGCCCCCGGACCCGCTTCCCTAAACGACCACAGCCACCCCCGCCATCCCCACCCTCCCCGCCAGCTCCCGCAGCCGCGCCTCCGTCACCGAGCCGGCCGGTGCGCTGTACGTCACCAGCGACTGGTCGGCGTCGGTCGGCAGCCGGAAGCTCTCGAAGGTGAGCCGGAGCTCGCCGACCAGCGGGTTCACGATCCGCTTGGCGCCCCGCAGGCACTCGTGCACCGCCTGTGCCTGCCACAGCCGCCGGAAGTCCGCGCTGTTGTCGAGGAGTTCCTTGACGACCTCGCAGACGCGGGGGTCTTCGGGGTGACGACCGCTCTCGGCCCGCAGATTGCCGACGACCTCCTCGGCGATACGGTCCCAGTCCGGGTGCAGGTCGCGCGCCTCGGGATGGCGGAAGACCAACAGCGCAGAATTCCGCCGGGCGGGGTCGAGCGCTTCGAGGTCGAAGGCGATCCGGGCGCCGAGCGCGTTCCAGGCGAGGATGTCCATGCCCCGGCCCATCACCGTGGCGGGAACGTTCTCCATCGCGTCCAGCAGCTGCTGGATCTCGGGCCGTACGGTCTGCCCCCGGCCGTCGCCAGCCGGCCGGTGATCGGCCGCGCGCCGCCGAACCGCGACATTCCGTAGATACGTCACCTCACCGCCGGTCAGCCGCAGCGCCCGCGCGATGGCGTCCAGGACGGCATCGGAGATCGCGTGCGCGCGGCCCTGCTCGATCCGGGTGTAGTAGTCGACGCTGATACCGGCGAGCTGGGCGACCTCCTCACGCCGCAGCCCCCGCACCCGACGACGGCCGAGACCGCCGGGCAGCCCCAGGTCCGCCGGGTCGAGCGCCGCACGGCGCGCCTTGAGGAACGAGCTGATCTCGACTTCAGCATGCAGCATCCGTCCAGTATGCGGCGGACGGGTTCGTTGGGTGGTTCCGCCGGACCCAGGCTGAGACGGGCCTGGTCCGCTCCGTAGGCGGGGCGCATGCTGGTGCGGGCACGGGGCAACTGGACGACGCCCCGGATCACATGACGACCTCAGGGCACCGGCCCCGCACGCCGCGCTGCCCCCTGGCGCCATCCGGACCACCGGCACTCCGCACCAGTCCCCCACTGACCACTCCCACTCCCCACTCCCTCCCACCTCACGGAGCACCTCATGAAGCGCAGGATCCTCGGCGGCACCGGCATCTCCGTCAGCGAGTACGCGCTGGGCGCGATGATGCTCGGCGCCTGGGGCAACACCGACCACGACGACGGCGTACGGATCATCCACCGCGCGCTGGACGCCGGTATCAACTTCATCGACACCGCCGACATGTACGCCGGCGGCGAGTCCGAGGAGATCGTCGGCAAGGCCCTCAAGGGGCGGCGCGACGACGTCGTCCTGGCCACGAAGTTCTTCAACCCCATGGGCCCGGACGCCAACCACGGCGGCAGTTCCCGCCGTTGGATCGTCCGCGCGGTGGAGGACAGCCTCCGCCGGCTCGGCACCGACCACATCGACCTCTACCAGGCGCACCGTCCCGACCCGGCCACCGATATCGACGAGACCCTCGCCGCCCTCTCGGACCTCGTACGGTCCGGCAAGGTACGGGCGGTCGGCAGCTCGACCTTCCCCGCCGAGCAGATCGTCGAGGCACAGTGGGCCGCCGAACGCCGTGGCCATGTCCGCTTCCGCAGTGAACAGCCGCCGTACTCGATGCTGGCGCGCGGCGTGGAGAACGCGGTGCTGCCGACCACCCGGAAGTACGGCATGGGCGTGCTGTCCTGGGGCCCGCTCAGCGCCGGATGGCTCTCCGGCCGCGATCTGTCGGCCAGCTCACGGGCCGGTCTCGAATCCCACAAGTTCGACCTCGCGATCCCCGAGAACGCCCGCAAGGCGGAGGCGGTCACCGCCCTGTCGAAGGTCGCCGCCGAGGCCGGACTACCCCTCCCGCACCTGGCGACCGCTTTCGTCCGCGCCCACCCGGCGGTCACCTCGGTCATCATCGGCCCCCGCACCCTCGACCAGCTCAACAGCCTCCTGAACGGCTCGGAGGTGACGCTGAGCGCCGACATCCTGGACCGCATCGACGCCATCGTCCCCCCGGGCACCGACCTCAACCGCGCCGACAGCTACTACGTCCCGCCGGCCATCGCGGACGCGTCGCTGCGGCGGCGCTGATCCCCGCAACGCGCGGACCGGCGTCAGGCCAGATGCACGGTGGAGACAGGTGCTGCCCGCACCCTGAAGGCGCCGGCGGCCGGGACGGCGCCCAGGGCTACGCTGGCGGGTCTATCTTTCTGCTGCACATTACAGCTCGGTGTGTCCTACTCGATCAGTCAACGACGTACGATAGGAACGCCATCGCCCCAGCCCACAGGCCGAACACGACCAGGCAAGCAAGTGCGGCCACCAGGACGAGGCTGGCTGAGGGGGCGCGCTCTTCTCGCTGGTGATTCTCGCGCTCTTGCACTGCCTTGTCATGGGCCGCGGCATCGCATCCGGGGCACCCTGTGATCTCGTGTTCTATGTGATTGTGGCTCATGCGGCAGCGCCCTCATTCCGCGAAATATTGAGGGTAGTAGGTGTGCTTTATTAAGATCTGCTCGGGCGTGAGAGCGCTGACGGTCATGTTCCCCACCACCAGCGCGTGATGGTTTGACCAATCGTCAACGTTAATCCGTCGTTCTCCGGGCCCTACGGACCACTCGGCACTGGGAAGCTTCGCAACAACGTCCGCGCTCATGATGAAGGCGCGAGTTGCTTGCGTAATGATCCATTGCGCCTTTTCCCGGTCCTGCGCTGTTGGGCGACAGCATCGCTCTGCCACTTGCCACAGCTTTGGCCACCGAACGCCCGGGGTCAGCGGACCGACGTACGCAGTCTGACAGCCGTCAACGAATTTGGACGCGTAACCGAATACCGGCCCGAACATCGAGAACGCCGTCACTCTGCCAGTGCCGCGATGGGATGCCGGCATGAAGCTCCTCTCTGGGAAATGACTAGCGCCCGGACCGACTAGCCCGGACGCCAGCGTGGAATGCCTAGCAGCAGGGGCCGTCACTGCAACACGTCGGAGCGTTGCAGTCAGATGCGGTAACCCACAGCCGCTCGTCGACCGCGAAACCCTGCTTCTTGATGCGCCCGACTACATCGGTCATCAAGCCCTGGGTTCGAAGCTTGCTGTTCGGCCTGTGGTGCAGGAAATGTCCGAAGTTCTTCCGGCACCAGGCGGCATATTCCTCGGTGTGGAGCATGAAGGTGTGCCATCCGGGGTCCACCTGCTTGCTCGGCGCCATTTCGTCACCCGCCTTGGTGATACCCATGACGTAGCACATGGCGATAGCCTCGTTCTGGATGCGCTCTGCAACACAACGTTCGAGGCCGTATTCATCGGCACAGAAGTCCACCAGGCGCTCAAACAGCGCCGGATCAACGAGTTCGCGGCCCTGCCTGACCTTGGCCGGTTGCTCTAAGGCAACTGTCATTTCACCCTCCTCTTTCGCGAGGGGGCCACGCCGCTGCACCGTGGCATGGCCCGTGGGGCCGCAGGAGTTTCCCTGCGGTGGTCACCCGCCCCGGCTGCTCGTCTGTCCAGGTTTCCGCCGCCGGGGCGGGAGTCTCTACTGCCGTCCCTTGTCCTTGCAGATCAAGCACGGGAAGCGGCACGGGGGCACCATCGCTCCACGGGGAATAGCCACGGTGCCGGACCCACCCACCAGGGGAGCGGCCAACGGAGTTGGGTCGGCTCAGGCGTCGTCAGCTGCCAGCGAGACCCACTTGGGGCCTGGGCCGCTTACGGCGGCCTCACTGTGACCGCGGTCGTGGTTCCGGATGCCCTGGGCTGTCTCGCATGCGGCCTTCCAGGCGCCGGCCTTCAGCGCCTGGTCCAGCAAGGCTCTCCGCGCAGCGCACACATCACAGTTCGGTGCCGGAGTGCCCTCCAGTAGCCAGTGTTCCAGGGGTAGTTCAACAGGTCTCGGTGAGTACCTGACTGGATTGGACATGGCTGGTGCTACCTCCCGGACTGAAATCCTCAGACCCCATAATGCTCGGAAGTTCAGACCGTTCCCAGCTTTATTCGCGTTGATGACTAAAGATCACCGGCGGAATGACCACGCCCACTCACTCAGCAACTCCCGTGCCTCATCGCTGAATACGGCATGCTCCTCATAGCTGGCGAAACGGTCGAGGAGTGATCGAACGTCTTTCGGGTCTCGGAACACGGCTGCTCCGAGGTCCGTCTCAATGGTTGCTAGGCGGTCGTCGTAGATGGTGAACGTACTCAGCGGAGTGTTGCTGAACTTGACGCTCCTCGGAAGCAAGCCGACTCGAATGTTCGCCTGTCGGGCAAGTGAGGCTAGCCGGTCAACTTGCATCGCCATGGCATCCGAGGACACCAGCGGATATCTGACTGCTTGCTCAGTGAGGAGGAAAGTGAAGCTCTTGGAACGATCGAGTAGTACCGCCTGGCGTTCGAGCTTCATGCCGACAGCCTTGGCCTGTTGTGTCGGTGGGGCGTTGGCGATACTAACCCTCATGTAGTCCGGCGTTGCAAGAAGGCCCGTGGTCATGGATAGCAGGAATTAGCGGAAGTCCGTGGTGACTGACTCCAACCCGGCAAGTTCCAGCTGCTTCTTGTCGAGCCCCTTGCGATGGAGGGCTTTGCGGTCCTGCCACTCCGTCTGTGCTATTCGCGCTACGGCCATCACTTCGGCGGCGAGGGCAGAAGAGGCACCCAGTCCTCTTAGGATCTGCTCAACATCCACCAAGGACGGACGGAGCTTGTTGCCCTCGATACGACTGATCTTGGACTGAGACATTTTGCAACGCGCAGCAAGCCGGACTCCGGAGAGCCCGGCTTGCCTGCGAAGACGCCTGAGCATGGCCGCCAGCTCCAGACCAGACTGGTCGAGCTGGTCAGGCTCGATGGCCACCGTTAACGTACTCCTCGAAGGGGACCGACTCAGATACCGCGATCCGCTGGTATTCGATGAACGGAGACACGTCGCCTTCGAAAACCTCGCGATTGATCTGCCGGCCGTCCGCCTCGTAGTTCATGAGCACGACTTCTTCGCGGTCGAACATCCAGAAGTCTTGTACACCCTCAAGGGGGTTGTGCCGATTGGTCACGTCGAGGATGCGGATGTCGTCCCCGGCCCGAACGTGCAGCTCGTAGTAGCGGGTGAACTCAAATTGCAGGTAGTCAGAGAGCGGCTGCGTGACGATGTGCACCCGTCCGTTGCGCTTTCCCTCGGCGTGCTGACGCGAGACGCGTTCTGTGTACGAGGAGGCCGTGTACGGGGTCGTGGGTCGTCCCTCACGGAAGGCCGCGAACTCTTCCGCCTCCTGTGGCACGAGGTACTGCGGCAGTGCCTCAAGCCGCCATGCCTCTCGCTTGATGCCCGCGAACCGACGACGCCACTCCTCACCATCCAAGAGCACGTACGGCCTCCCTGAGTACTTCTTCCGGGATCTCCACCAGGGCCTCACCCGGCGGCGGCGTAAACGCCTCAGACGCGCTCCCCTGGACGACGAGTGAGCCGCTCGCTGTGCGGTAGACGTTTGGGCAGTCCTCATCACCACAGGTCCCGTTGCCGTTGCCGGTGAGTCGGGTCAGTTCCTCGCGCGCCATGCTGAAACCCCCTTGCGTATGCCCCTGGTTGGGCCTGTCGGTCATGACCATACGAGGCGCCGAGAGCGGCGTCTATGCAGGAACGCGGCTATGCGCGTTGTCGCATAAACCCAGGTGAGCAGCTACCTAGGCAAGCCGCTGGAGGCGCACACGTGCCCAATGCGGTTTGGGGTTGTGGGTGGACCCCCGCCCCTGCCAACCGACGCTTGCGGGCTGGCAGGGGCGGGAACTTATGGCGGTCGCCCGGCCCGCTCGCACCCGCATCAACCGGGCGACCGCTTCGCGTTCCCACGCCTCTGTACTCGGGGGTAGAGACGGAACGCGCCCGGCCCGACCAGACCGGGGGTAATGCCCCGCTCCCTGGACCGGCGTCAACTCGGAAGGACCAGGAGAGCGGGAGTTCATGAGAGATTGCCCGCAGCGATGAGGGCGACGAGGAGCACCACCGTGCCCCAACCGCACAGAAGGAGAATTCCGCCGACGAACACGCCGTCCACGTTGATCCGGCGGCGTCGCCGTCGCCCAGTCATCTACGGGCCTCCGTCTGGACGCAGTGGCCGCACGGTTTCCGGCCGTCGCGCTCAGCTTTGCTGCGGGATGTGACAGCTATGACCGGCACGGGGCACTTGTCGACGGTGTAGCAGCTCGGTACGGCGTGGTATCGGGCTCCGCTGTTCTTGGCGATGTACACCGGGTCATCTGGACCCACCCCGCGAAGGGGGGAGCCTCGCTCAACCGTCCGGGAACGGGATGAGGGTTCTAGCCGGGCCAGGAGCGTGGAACACGAGCGTCACGCCATGCGTCTCGCAGCGGTAGGTCCATTGACTCAGTCGCTGGATATCGTGAACCGACTCCACAGGGCAGCGCATGGCTACCACTTCCGGCCGGTGTTCTTGCCCGAATCGGAGCCGCCAGACGACTCTTTGTTCTTGTCGCGGTTCTTCTTGGACAGGTCGTCGGTGGTGCCGCTCATCGCTGCTTCCCTGATGGTCTTTACGAGTAGCTCAGACTGGGCGTGATCCATCGACGGAGGGATGATTCGGGTAGCCGTCCAGGTATTCCACAGGACCGCCGAGGGCGTCTCCGTGTCGATTCCGGCCGTGTGCAGTGCGGCGTCCAGTGCCTTGGCTACCTCGCGCGCCAGGGTCCCGGGTACCCGTCCGCCGATAGCCTGAACAAGGCTGATGGCCCGAGGGATTGACAGCGTGGCGAGGCGGATTCGGTTGGTGACGATCCCCTCGACCATGTTTTGGGTGATCACGGAGGGTCCGGCATCGAGCCCCACGAGGTCCAGCGCATCGTCCAGGCGCTGGCGTACGTCCCTCACGGCCTGATGCGGCGTTCTGATCATGGGGGCAGACATGATCACGCACTCCTCTCCGTAGCGCTTCCACTACCTGGGAGGTTCAGCGTGACGCTGTCCTGGGAACGAATCAACTTCCTGGCTGCGGAGGCTAAGTTGGTGGAGGAGTCGATGAATCAGAACGAGTTAAACCCGGGTGCGTCGCCACAAGCGGCCTACGGAGCGCGTCTACGCAGGCTGCGCAAGGAACGTGGCTGGACTCAAGTGGACCTAGCTGGACGCATGGGCTACTCGGCTGTGCACATCTCGGGCGTTGAAAATGGCAACAAGTTTCCAACTTCCCGCTTCTCGCGTAGCGCTGACCGCACATTTGGTCTTGAGGGCACGGAAGATTCGTTCGAGCGTGAGTGGCGCAACGTCAAGTTCGGCGGCCTGCTGGAGGGCTTTCCGGAATACGTCAAGTACGAGGCCAGAGCCGTAGAGATCAGGCTCTACAACATTGGGATCATCCCCGGCTTGTTGCAGACGCCGGAATACGCACGGGTGTTGGCGGATAGCGCCGTGCGGCGGGGCGCCATCACGCCCGAACAGGCGGATGAACGCGTCGCGTTTCTGGCGGAACGTCAAGCGGCGCTCGTACGGGCTCGGCCACCCATGGTGTTTGTGACCATGGACGAAAGCTGTATCCGGCGGCCGGTCGGCGGCTCCACTGTCATGGACGCACAGTTGGCGCGGCTGGTCGAGTTTGCCGAGCTGCCGAACACGCTGTTGCAGGTGGCACCGTACGAGATAGGGGAGCGCCGTACGTTTGACCTGCCCGTCAACCTCCTGACGCTGCCGGACCGGTCCCTGATCTGCTACGCCGAATCCCAAGCTCAAGGAAACCTGGACCGAGAGAGTACGTCCGTGGCGCCCGTGCTGACGGCTTACCATCAGCTACAGGCCGTAGCTATGTCCCAAGCGGCATCCATGGCCATGATCGAGCAGGTACGAAAGGGCACCCCGTGACAACCGACTCCCCCCGCTGGGTCAAGTCCTCCTACAGCAACAACGGCGGCGATTGCGTTGAGGTTGCCGCCAATCTCCCCGACATCGTCCCCGTCCGCGACAGCAAGGACCCGTACGGCCCGCAGCTTGCCTTCGAGCCGTCCGCCTGGTCGTCATTCGTGTCGGCCGCGAAAGCCGGCGAGTTTGACGCGTGACCTCCACCCCCGAAGCCCCGCCACTCCCAGCGCGAGAGTAGCGGGGCTTCGTGTGCCCTCTGTGGTGCAGCCGGCCATATGGGGTGAGGGAGGTCAGGCAATCTTCACGCTGGATTGCCATGAGCGTGACAGTCGGCGCGCGCGAACCGCTAGCCATGCTCAGTGTTGCGGCAGGCGCCTGACTTTACTGATCTTTCCCTACCCCTCGGGTCGCCCCATAGGAAAGAGCCCGTACAAGGCGATCAATCCTCCTCGTACGGGCTCCTGAATGGGTTCAGGCGACTTCTGCCATCTGGACGCCATCGAACAGAGCCGCAAGGGTGCCTCTCTGCTCCGAAGTAGGCTCCGGTGCATTCTCCAGTTCAGCGGCTATCCAGTCATCCACGCTTACCTTGGCCCGCCCGCTCCAGCCGGTAGCCTCCTGCGCTGCCATCACAGCCCCTCCCCGGTCACGTGAAGGGTGCTGAGCAGGGCGGCGACCAGCTCCTTGTCCTGCTCCTGCGTGAGGTAGCTGCATGCCGTGGCGGGAGGTAGCCACAGCAGGTAGTCAACCTCCCTGTTCGGCTCGAACGAGCCGCCAGTAGCCTCGGCCGCCCAGTAGCGGACCTCCTTCGGGCGGTTGTCGACCAGGTATCGGACGGTCGGCAGCTCGGGCCCGAGTTTGCACGTCATGCCGGTCTCTTCCAGCGTTTCGCGGATCGCTCCCTGCAGGGCGTCCTCCCCGGGCTTCAGCTTGCCTTTCGGGTGGGACCAGTCTGCCCACTTCGGTCGCCTGATCAGGGCAAGTTCGATGCCGTCGCCGGAAGGTGACCGGCGCCACAGGACGCATCCCGCCGCCCTGACCGGTTCCTGAGGTGCCGTCACATCCGACCCCCGCTCCACTCGCCCGGCAGCCACACCCGTCCGAACGCGAAGCGGGCCGCCTCCACCTCATGGCGCTGGTCGGCGTGCAGGACTCCCAGGGCGTACGCCGTGGCCGGGGCGATTCGGGGGGTGCGGGCCGCGGCGGCGGCCGCGGCGGCGGCCTCCGCGGCGTCGCGGTGGCGCTCCAGCGCGTGGCCGGCCTCCAGCAGGCGGGGGTCTGCGTGGTCGGGGGCGACGACCTCCTGGGCGTAGCGGCTGAGCCGCACCAGCGCCCGGACCTGGTGCCAGGGCGCGTCCTGGCGGTGGTCGGCGGCCAGCGCGTCGGCGTTGTACGGATGGCCGGCGCGGGACAGCGGCAGGGCGGCGACCGCGTCCGCGAGCCGCCGGTGGGCCTGCTCGGCGAGGGGCGGCAGCGCCTCGGCCGCCGGCACCTCGGCGGCCGCCCGGTCCAGTGGCGCCTCCGAGGCGAGCACCGCCACGGAGTCGGCGACGGCGTGGAAGCGGGAGGAGCCGAGGGCCTGGAGCGCGGCGGAGTGCGCGCGGGTGCGGGCCAGTGTGAGCTGGCGGTCCAGGAGCGCCCCGGCCCGCGCCGCGCCGGCCGACAGCGCGCCCTCGGCCTCCGGCTCGGCGGCCCGGGCGGCGGCCGTCCGCGTGCCCGCCGCCGTACCGGCTCCGGCGTGGTCACCCCGGCCACCCCGGCCACCCCGGCCACCGCGGCCGCCCCGGCCGCCCCGATCACCGCGGCCGCCGCGTTCGGCCCGCTCTCCCCGTCCGGTCAGCCGCTGCAGCGCCGCCATCAGCCGGTCGCGGCGGGCCGCACACGCCTGTTCGCGGGCCAGGGTGCCGGACAACCAGCCCAGTTCCGCCTGGAGTTGGTCGGCCCAGGTCTCGTCGGTCAGCGGACGGAAGGTGTGCAGGGTGGCGCTGATCCGGCGTGCGGCGCTGCACAGCTGCCGGGCCGCCTCGCCCGCGCCCTCCGCGTCCGAGCCGCTCTCGCGGTGCAGCCGCAGGCTGCGCAGGAAGTCCGCGGACTGCCGGTGCAGGTAGTCGGCGAGCAGTTCCCCGGCGGTCCGCCCGGCGAGCGGCGAGCCGGGAGAGGGAGAAGGGGCGGAGGAGGCCGGGTGCCCGTCGGGCGCGCTCGGCGGGGGCTGCGGTCCGTACGTCCGGTGCTCACCGGTCCCCGAGGACTGCTGTCCGTGCAACCGGGCCTCTCCGGTCCCCGGGGCCTCGCCCACGCGCGCCTGTGGCCCGTCCACCACCGCGGCGCGAGCCCCGGGCGCGCCGCCGGGCTCGTATCCGATGCCGAGGAGACCGGCCGGTCCCCCGGTCGGCTGGTCAGGTCGCTGAGCCACGCCGGCGCCTCCGGGCGTCAATGAGCATTTCCTGTACGTTGCGCAGCGGCACACCGTCCGCGTCCACCGCGTGCCGGGTCCAGTCGCCGTCCGGGCCCAGGTGCCAGGACGAGGTGGCGTCCGAAGTGCCGGTCTCCAGCAGCCTGTTGAGGGCGACGCGGTGCGCCGGGTCGGTGACCCGCACCAGGGCCTCGATCCGCCGGTCCAGATTCCGGTGCATCATGTCGGCGCTGCCCAGCCACACCTCGGGCTCGCCGCCGTTGCCGAAGGCGAATATCCGGGAGTGCTCCAGGAAGCGGCCGAGGACGCTGCGGACGCGGATGTTCTCGCTCAGGCCCGCGACCCCCGGGCGCAGCGCGCAGATGCCGCGCACCCAGATGTCGACCGGCACACCGGCCTGCGAGGCGCGGTAGAGCGCGTCGATGACGGCCTCGTCGACCATCGAGTTGACCTTGATACGGATGAAGGCGGGCCGCCCGGCCCGGTGGTGCGCGGTCTCCTTGGTGATGCGCTGGATCAGGCCGTCGCGCAGGGACTTGGGGGCGACGAGGAGACGCCGGTAGGTCTCCCGGCGGGAGTATCCGCTGAGCCGGTTGAAGAGGTCGGAGAGGTCGGCGCCGACCTGCGGGTCCGCGGTCAGCAGCCCCAGGTCCTCGTACATCCGGGCCGTCTTCGGATGGTAGTTGCCGGTCCCCACATGGGAGTAGCGGCGCAGCATCTCGCCTTCCTGGCGGACGACGAGCGACAGCTTGCAGTGCGTCTTGAGCCCCACCAGGCCGTAGACCACATGGCAGCCGGACTCCTCCAGCTTCCTCGCCCACTTGATGTTGGCCTGTTCGTCGAAGCGCGCCTTGATCTCGACGAGGACCAGCACCTGCTTGCCCGACTCGGCGGCGTCTATCAGGGCGTCGACGATCGGGGAGTCCTCACCGGAGGTCCGGTACAGGGTCTGCTTGATCGCGAGGACGTCCGGGTCGGCGGCGGCCTGCTCCAGGAACGCCTGCACGGAGGTGGAGAAGGAGTCGTACGGGTGGTGCAGCAGGACGTCACGGGCGCGCAGCGCGGCGAAGATGTCGGGCGCGGTCGCGGACTCCACCTCGGCCAGATCACGGTGGGTGCCGGCGACGAACTTGGGGTACTTGTGCTCGGGCCGGTCCAGCGCCCCGATACCGAACAGACCGGTCAGGTCCAGCGGGCCGGGCAGCGGATAGACCTCGGCCTCCGAGACCTTCAGCTCCTGGACGAGCAGGTCCAGGACTCCCGGGTCGATGGACTCCTCGACCTCCAGGCGGACCGGCGGGCCGAACCGC includes:
- a CDS encoding class I SAM-dependent methyltransferase; its protein translation is MDRWIAAEHGAELRRTADPVAVDLGYGAAPWTAVELLGRLRTVRPDAHVVGIEIEPTRVQAAQRYARAGLDFLHGGFEVPLPGGRERAPVLIRAANVLRQYDEDEVAAVWQRLCARLPPGGLLVEGTCDEIGRRHVWVALGPEGPRTVTFATRLGSLRTPSDLAERLPKALIHRNVPGEPVHAFLRDFDHAWAAAAPLGALGARQRWLAAVGSLAADWPLTGDPRRRRQGEVTVRWEALAPRG
- a CDS encoding helix-turn-helix domain-containing protein, with amino-acid sequence MLHAEVEISSFLKARRAALDPADLGLPGGLGRRRVRGLRREEVAQLAGISVDYYTRIEQGRAHAISDAVLDAIARALRLTGGEVTYLRNVAVRRRAADHRPAGDGRGQTVRPEIQQLLDAMENVPATVMGRGMDILAWNALGARIAFDLEALDPARRNSALLVFRHPEARDLHPDWDRIAEEVVGNLRAESGRHPEDPRVCEVVKELLDNSADFRRLWQAQAVHECLRGAKRIVNPLVGELRLTFESFRLPTDADQSLVTYSAPAGSVTEARLRELAGRVGMAGVAVVV
- a CDS encoding aldo/keto reductase — encoded protein: MKRRILGGTGISVSEYALGAMMLGAWGNTDHDDGVRIIHRALDAGINFIDTADMYAGGESEEIVGKALKGRRDDVVLATKFFNPMGPDANHGGSSRRWIVRAVEDSLRRLGTDHIDLYQAHRPDPATDIDETLAALSDLVRSGKVRAVGSSTFPAEQIVEAQWAAERRGHVRFRSEQPPYSMLARGVENAVLPTTRKYGMGVLSWGPLSAGWLSGRDLSASSRAGLESHKFDLAIPENARKAEAVTALSKVAAEAGLPLPHLATAFVRAHPAVTSVIIGPRTLDQLNSLLNGSEVTLSADILDRIDAIVPPGTDLNRADSYYVPPAIADASLRRR
- a CDS encoding glycine-rich domain-containing protein, coding for MTVALEQPAKVRQGRELVDPALFERLVDFCADEYGLERCVAERIQNEAIAMCYVMGITKAGDEMAPSKQVDPGWHTFMLHTEEYAAWCRKNFGHFLHHRPNSKLRTQGLMTDVVGRIKKQGFAVDERLWVTASDCNAPTCCSDGPCC
- a CDS encoding DUF6879 family protein, whose translation is MLLDGEEWRRRFAGIKREAWRLEALPQYLVPQEAEEFAAFREGRPTTPYTASSYTERVSRQHAEGKRNGRVHIVTQPLSDYLQFEFTRYYELHVRAGDDIRILDVTNRHNPLEGVQDFWMFDREEVVLMNYEADGRQINREVFEGDVSPFIEYQRIAVSESVPFEEYVNGGHRA
- a CDS encoding helix-turn-helix domain-containing protein is translated as MNQNELNPGASPQAAYGARLRRLRKERGWTQVDLAGRMGYSAVHISGVENGNKFPTSRFSRSADRTFGLEGTEDSFEREWRNVKFGGLLEGFPEYVKYEARAVEIRLYNIGIIPGLLQTPEYARVLADSAVRRGAITPEQADERVAFLAERQAALVRARPPMVFVTMDESCIRRPVGGSTVMDAQLARLVEFAELPNTLLQVAPYEIGERRTFDLPVNLLTLPDRSLICYAESQAQGNLDRESTSVAPVLTAYHQLQAVAMSQAASMAMIEQVRKGTP
- a CDS encoding DUF397 domain-containing protein — protein: MTTDSPRWVKSSYSNNGGDCVEVAANLPDIVPVRDSKDPYGPQLAFEPSAWSSFVSAAKAGEFDA
- a CDS encoding NUDIX hydrolase encodes the protein MTAPQEPVRAAGCVLWRRSPSGDGIELALIRRPKWADWSHPKGKLKPGEDALQGAIRETLEETGMTCKLGPELPTVRYLVDNRPKEVRYWAAEATGGSFEPNREVDYLLWLPPATACSYLTQEQDKELVAALLSTLHVTGEGL
- a CDS encoding CHAD domain-containing protein, whose protein sequence is MTPGGAGVAQRPDQPTGGPAGLLGIGYEPGGAPGARAAVVDGPQARVGEAPGTGEARLHGQQSSGTGEHRTYGPQPPPSAPDGHPASSAPSPSPGSPLAGRTAGELLADYLHRQSADFLRSLRLHRESGSDAEGAGEAARQLCSAARRISATLHTFRPLTDETWADQLQAELGWLSGTLAREQACAARRDRLMAALQRLTGRGERAERGGRGDRGGRGGRGGRGGRGGRGDHAGAGTAAGTRTAAARAAEPEAEGALSAGAARAGALLDRQLTLARTRAHSAALQALGSSRFHAVADSVAVLASEAPLDRAAAEVPAAEALPPLAEQAHRRLADAVAALPLSRAGHPYNADALAADHRQDAPWHQVRALVRLSRYAQEVVAPDHADPRLLEAGHALERHRDAAEAAAAAAAAARTPRIAPATAYALGVLHADQRHEVEAARFAFGRVWLPGEWSGGRM
- a CDS encoding RNA degradosome polyphosphate kinase encodes the protein MNQQSSAQAQDRPGTPVAKPENARAEAAGPAAQPSVGSIAAHRPHAVGVPLPELEPDLDADLDSYEEHGVPGANGVELPRGRFLDRERSWLGFNERVLELAEDPATPLLERANFLAIFASNLDEFFMVRVAGLKRRIATGVATRSASGLQPREVLELIWTRSRELMARHAACYQQDVAPALADEGIHLIRWPDLTEKEQARLFTLFRQQIFPVLTPLAVDPAHPFPYISGLSLNLAVVVRNPVSGHDHFARVKVPPLLSRFLEASPQRYVPIEDVIAAHLEELFPGMEVRAHHMFRVTRNEDLEVEEDDAENLLQALEKELMRRRFGPPVRLEVEESIDPGVLDLLVQELKVSEAEVYPLPGPLDLTGLFGIGALDRPEHKYPKFVAGTHRDLAEVESATAPDIFAALRARDVLLHHPYDSFSTSVQAFLEQAAADPDVLAIKQTLYRTSGEDSPIVDALIDAAESGKQVLVLVEIKARFDEQANIKWARKLEESGCHVVYGLVGLKTHCKLSLVVRQEGEMLRRYSHVGTGNYHPKTARMYEDLGLLTADPQVGADLSDLFNRLSGYSRRETYRRLLVAPKSLRDGLIQRITKETAHHRAGRPAFIRIKVNSMVDEAVIDALYRASQAGVPVDIWVRGICALRPGVAGLSENIRVRSVLGRFLEHSRIFAFGNGGEPEVWLGSADMMHRNLDRRIEALVRVTDPAHRVALNRLLETGTSDATSSWHLGPDGDWTRHAVDADGVPLRNVQEMLIDARRRRRGSAT